One window of the Colletotrichum destructivum chromosome 4, complete sequence genome contains the following:
- a CDS encoding Putative WW domain-containing protein — protein MADDFAPPTGPPPPKAPEVPPGWIARWNDQYKEWFYVNLHTKQSQWDKPTEPAVPPPPPPADDQPGGPPPGYAPGPGVPTPPVDQKTNPYDQKHNPYENQSSTPQPYGAGGSNTMSEDERLARQLQAEEEARSRGSHSPMPPGYNLHQQQHQQPQSPFPDQLPPRAQEARGKSGGGFLGKLLGKAKTGGMGGLGGSSSHAQPHYGGYPQQQQYGGYPPQQQYGGYPPQQQYGGYPQQPGYGAPGGYGMQGGGYGGYGRGMGGMGGMGGGRKPGGGGMGMAGGMALGAGAGLLGGALIADHINDEQQEAYADGYNDGNDGDDFGGGGDDFGGDF, from the exons ATGGCCGACGATTTCGCTCCCCCGACGGGTCCCCCGCCTCCCAAGGCCCCCGAGGTCCCACCCGGCTGGATCGCCCGCTGGAATGATCAGTACAAAGAATG GTTCTACGTGAACCTCCACACCAAACAGTCACAATGGGATAAGCCGACCGAGCCCGCCgtgccccctcctccgcccccggCCGACGACCAACCGGGCGGCCCTCCCCCTGGCTACGCCCCGGGCCCCGGCGTGCCGACGCCCCCTGTAGACCAAAAGACCAACCCCTACGACCAGAAGCACAACCCCTACGAGAACCAGTCTTCGACACCCCAGCcctacggcgccggcggctccAATACTATGAGTGAGGACGagcgcctcgcccgccaactccaggccgaggaagaggcccgCTCTCGTGGCTCGCACTCGCCCATGCCTCCCGGCTACAACCtccaccagcagcagcaccagcagcccCAAAGCCCCTTTCCCGATCAGCTCCCGCCCCGCGCGCAGGAGGCTAGGGGcaagagcggcggcgggttccTCGGGAAGCTGctcggcaaggccaagacgggcggcatgggcggccTGGGTGGCTCGAGCAGCCACGCGCAGCCGCACTACGGCGGGTacccccagcagcagcagtacgGCGGATACCCGCCTCAGCAACAGTATGGCGGGTATCCCCCCCAGCAGCAGTATGGGGGTTACCCGCAGCAGCCAGGCTACGGCGCCCCGGGGGGTTACGGCATGCAGGGCGGCGGATATGGCGGTTATGGGCGCGGCATGGGCGGAatgggcggcatgggcggGGGTCGgaagcccggcggcggcggtatgGGTATGGCTGGCGGCATGGCGcttggtgccggtgccggacTGTTGGGCGGCGCGCTGATTGCGGACCACATTAACGACGAGCAGCAAGAGGCGTATGCCGATGGATACA ATGACGGtaacgacggcgacgactttggcggtggtggtgacgactTTGGTGGCGACTTCTAG
- a CDS encoding Putative ER membrane protein complex subunit 7 has product MRLLEALAALAAYTTTSLALAASLTLSIPSSPALPNPYTLPPSTRATLSALGASFSAPLSVKNTFVFANVTAPGSYLVDVHCATHAFAPLRLDVAADGSLVAWETYRGNDWDNKGEVYAAKDFEGGGRGFEVRVLGGKNYFVERSKFSVLTILKNPMILLGLVSMGIFLGMPYLVDNMDPEMRAEFEERQKSNPMNSILGGGGEPGANPMGNFDMAAFLAGTGKKDETPSGSGSPNGGGSGAGKKEKGVRR; this is encoded by the exons ATGCGCCTCCTCGAAGCACTCGCGGCCCTTGCGGCCTACACCACGActtccctcgccctcgccgcctccctcaCACTCTCGattccctcctccccggctCTGCCGAATCCCTATACCCTTCCGCCCTCGACGCGCGCGACCCTCTCCGCCCTGggcgcctccttctccgcccCGCTGTCTGTCAAGAACaccttcgtcttcgccaaTGTCACCGCCCCCGGCTCGTATCTGGTCGACGTTCACTGTGCGACCCACGCCTTTGCGCCCCTGcgtctcgacgtcgccgctgACGGCAGCCTGGTAGCCTGGGAGACGTACCGCGGCAACGACTGGGACAACAAGGGCGAGGTCTACGCGGCCAAGGACtttgagggcggcggcaggggcTTCGAGGTGCGGGTTCTGGGAGGCAAGAACTACTTCGTCGAAAGGAGCAAGT TCTCGGTTCTTACCATTCTCAAGAACCCCATGatcctccttggccttgtcaGCATGggcatcttcctcggcatGCCCTACCTTGTTGACAACA TGGACCCTGAAATGCGtgccgagttcgaggagcGCCAGAAGAGCAACCCTATGAACagcatcctcggcggcggcggcgagcctGGCGCCAACCCTATGGGCAACTTCGACATGGCCGCTTTCTTGGCGGGTACCGGAAAGAAGGACGAAACACCGTCAGGCTCTGGGTCCCCGAACGGTGGCGGCAGTGGCGccgggaagaaggagaagggcgtgCGGAGGTGA
- a CDS encoding Putative cys/Met metabolism, pyridoxal phosphate-dependent enzyme, whose amino-acid sequence MAEELSKNFETLQLHAGQQPDPTTNSRAVPIYATTSFTFNDSAHGARLFGLKEFGNIYSRIMNPTVDVFEKRIAALEGGVAALATSSGQAAQFIAISALAQAGDNIVATSLLYGGTYNQFKVFLPRLGIQTKFVDGDRVEDIANAIDDKTKAVYVESIGNPKYNVPDLEAIAKVAHEKGVPVIVDNTFGAGGYFIRPIDHGADIVVHSATKWIGGHGTTIGGVIVDSGKFKWDNGRFPLMTEPSDGYHGLKFWETFGPVTFIIRARVEILRDLGASLNPFAAQQLLIGIETLSLRAERHAQNALALAKWLEASDYVSWVSYPGLESHPYHETAKKYLKRGFGGVLSFGVKGGGSAGSQVVDGFKLISNLANVGDSKTLAIHPWTTTHEQLSDEEKKSSGVSEDLIRISVGTEHIDDIIGDFEQSFKNAAAATTAGKAAPAAENKHEDAPLAP is encoded by the exons ATGGCCGAAGAACTGAGCAAGAACTTTGAGACGCTGCAGCTCCATGCAGG CCAGCAGCCCGACCCGACTACCAACTCGCGCGCCGTCCCCATCTACGCCACCACG AGCTTTACTTTCAATGACTCAGCCCACGGCGCGAGGCTCTTTGGCCTCAAGGAGTTTGGCAACATTTACAGCCGTATCATGAAC CCCACggtcgacgtcttcgagAAGCGCATCGCCgcgctcgagggcggcgtggccgcgctggccacctcctccggccaggccgcccagttcatcgccatcagcgccctcgcccaggccggcgacaaTATCGTCGCGACCTCGCTGCTCTATGGTGGTACCTACAACCAGTTCAAGGTGTTCCTGCCGCGCCTCGGCATCCAAACAAAATTCGTCGATGGCGACCGCGTCGAGGACATTgccaacgccatcgacgacaagaccaaggccgtcTACGTCGAGAGTATCGGCAACCCCAAGTACAACGTGCCTGatctcgaggccatcgccaaggtcgcCCACGAGAAGGGCGTGCCCGTCATT GTCGACAACACCTTTGGCGCTGGCGGCTACTTCATTCGCCCCATcgaccacggcgccgacatcGTTGTCCACTCGGCGACCAAGTGGATTGGCGGCCACGGCACcaccatcggcggcgtcatcgtcgacagCGGCAAGTTCAAGTGGGACAACGGTCGCTTCCCGCTCATGACGGAGCCCAGCGACGGCTACCACGGCCTCAAGTTCTGGGAGACGTTCGGTCCCGTCACCTTCATCATCCGCGCCCGCGTCGAGATCCTGCGTGACCTCGGCGCCAGCCTCAACCccttcgccgcccagcagctCCTCATCGGTATCGAGACGCTCTCCCTCCGCGCCGAGCGCCACGCCCAgaacgccctcgccctcgctaAGTGGCTCGAGGCCAGCGACTATGTCAGCTGGGTTTCGTACCCCGGCCTCGAGAGCCACCCGTACCacgagacggccaagaagTACCTCAAGcgcggcttcggcggcgtcctcagcttcggcgtcaagggcggcggctccgCAGGCagccaggtcgtcgacggcttCAAGCTCATCTCCAACCTCGCCAACGTCGGCGACTCCAAGACCCTTGCCATCCA CCCCTGGACCACTACCCACGAGCAGCTGTCcgacgaagagaagaagagctcCGGCGTCAGTGAG GACCTCATCCGCATCTCGGTCGGCACGGAGCACATTGACGATATCATCGGCGATTTCGAGCAGTCTTTCAAgaacgccgcggccgccacgaccgccggcaaggccgcccccgccgcgGAGAACAAGCACGAGGACGCGCCGCTGGCCCCGTAA
- a CDS encoding Putative Marvel domain-containing protein: protein MGLILPLRIVQGVLALVILGLSAFVANWYNMDTMTSSPSQINFLVFVPLWSFISIAYLELVPRFAPRASHPWAAVGFEALNVLFYFAGFIALAVFLSKLLFCRGSVCAAARADTVLAALQFALWSGTALLMAKDVFKTGFRKPTAAGPPPQMKESV from the exons ATGGGTCTTATTCTTCCTCTCCGAATCGTCCAGGGCGTTCTGGCATTGGTGATTCTGGGTCTCTCGGCCTTTG TCGCAAACTGGTACAACATGGACACGATGACATCGTCCCCGTCCCAGATCAATTTCCTGGTCTTCGTCCCGCTCTGGTCCTTCATCTCGATCGCCTACCTCGAGCTGGTCCCCAGATTTGCTCCCAGAG CTTCCCACCCCTGGGCTGCTGTCGGCTTTGAGGCGCTCAACGTGCTCTTCTACTTCGCCGGCTTtatcgccctcgccgtcttcctcaGCAAGCTCCTCTTCTGCCGCGGCTccgtctgcgccgccgcccgtgccGACACGGTCCTCGCGGCGCTCCAGTTTGCCCTCTGGTCCGGGACCGCACTGCTCATGGCCAAGGACGTCTTCAAGACGGGGTTCCGCAAGCCAACCGCCGCtggcccccctcctcaaaTGAAGGAGTCCGTGTAA